The nucleotide sequence GACGCAATACAATGTGATCTTCATATGGACCGTAAACATTCTTTGACCTCATTGCCACCTGCCAGCCGGTAGGAACCCCTCCTGCCGGGGACAACACATAATACATTCCGTCTCTTTTATAAAATTTGGGTCCTTCTATAGTCGGCTGACTTATAGTTCCGTTAAATATAATCTTATCTTCGCCTATAGCTTTTGTTCCGTCCCAAGTCATTTCGCAGACTGCAATATGGCTCTTGATTCCGCAGCGGCTGTTGGCATATCCATGAACTATGTATGCTTTTCCGTCATCATCCCAAAGAGGACAGGTGTCTATAAGTCCAACCCCTTCTTTAACGAGTATCAAATCTGACCACTCGCCGTACGGGTCTTCTGTCCAGGTCATAAATATACCTATATCAGGGTCGCCGTAATATATGTAAAACTTTCCGTCATTATATCTTATAGCCGGCGCCCATACACCGCAGCCGTGAACCGGCTTATTATATCTGTCGGGAAGCTTTTTGACAGCGTAATTAATAATTTCCCAATTGACCAAATCCTTTGAATGCAGAATCGGCAGTCCCGGAACATATGTAAAGCTTGACGCGGTCATATAAAAATCGTCTCCGACCCTAATCACATCCGGGTCTGAATAATCAGCATACAAAATTGGGTTTTTAAAAGTCCCGTCTCCCAAATCCGCAATCCATTTTCCTTCCAGTGTGTTCATAATTTTCCTCCTAAATCTAAACATATCCTAAATCAGGCGGATAAAAATCCGCCTGATAATTTTATAAAAACATATACTATCGTTATAATTTTGTATTTTGTTAAAACTAAATAATATCGTAAGTTTTCTAATTTTAATCAAAAATGACGATATGCAATAATAAAAATTTTTAGCAATACTTAATCACCTGAAAAAAATATATAGGAATTCTTAGCCTAAAATTTATCAACGTTAGAGTTAAGTTTTTGCAAATATTTTAGCAAACAATAATCCTTTATTAAAGAATAAAGTTATATTATTTAACTGATAACTTTATGACAGCAATATTAACTGCTTAATACAATTTTCTCAAATGATATACCGTTAAAACTCAACCGCTATTTTCTCTCATGATACTTTTATCAAAAATCACATAAAGCGATTTCCTGACTTTTAGCAGTTGCCATATTTTAATATAAATTCATAAAGATTCTACGCCAATTATCTCATCTAAAACAACTCTAATTGATTATTTCGAGTTTTCAGAACTTCTCACTCCATCGTAAAGATAAAGCGGAAATCTCTGCGTATAACAATCAGTCAAATCTATAAGACTACTCCGTCTTTAAAGATAGAAATTTCACGATAACCGTTCTTCTCATTATTTGTTTGCCTTCCGTTTGCTACGTCTATAACAAAATCAAACAAATCCTGAGTGAGAACTTCACCGTCTACTATAGGTCCTGCATTAAAATCTATCCAGTGCGGTTTTCTTTCAGCCAGTCCTGAGTTAGACGAAATTTTTACAGTTGGAACCGGTGCTCCCAGAGGAGTTCCTCTTCCTGTTGTAAACAAAATCAAATGACAGCCTGAAGCGGTCAGATTTGTTACTGCAACAATATCATTTCCGGGACCTGTGAGAAGGTTTAAACCCTGCTTTTTCACATGCTCGCCAATCTGAATAACGTCAACAACATCGCTGGTACCGCTCTTCTGCACACACCCTAACGACTTATCCTCGAGCGTTGTTATGCCGCCCTTTTTGTTGCCGGGAGAAGGATTTTCATATACGACCTGATTATGGCGCATAAAATATTCCTTAAAATTATTGATAAGGTCAACAGTTTTGTCGAACGTCTCCTTATCATGACAGCGGTTCATCAGCAGAGTTTCAGCGCCAAACATCTCCGGAACTTCGGTAAGTATGGTGCTTCCTCCGTGAGATATCAAAAGGTCTGAAAACTGACCAACCAGCGGATTAGCAGTAAGTCCTGAAAAACCGTCGCTTCCTCCGCACTTTAATCCTACAACCAATTTTGAAACATCACATTTCTTTCTGGTAAACTTCTGAGCGTACTCAACAAGCTCACCGATTAGTTTCAGTCCCTCTTCAACCTCATTATCATAGTCCTGAGTGGACATAAATCTAATTCTTTCAGGATTATAATCTCCCAGTATACCCTTAAAAACCGGAATATTGTTATTTTCACATCCAAGACCTAAAACTAAAACACCGGCAGCATTTGGATGATTTACAAGACCCTTTAAAATCGCCTGAGTAGTTTTTTGGTCGTCGCCCAGCTGAGAGCAGCCAAACGGATGAACAAAATTAAATATACCGTCTGTTTTTCCCTCAAACAGCTTATTTGCTTCGCGCGCCAGCAGTTCTGATGTCTTGTTAACACAGCCGACAGTATTGACAATCCATATCTCGTTTCTGATACCTACGCTTCCATCATCGCGCACATAACCTTTAAAATATGCCTTTTCGTCTGCCTTTTCCACACCTTTAAGCTGCGGTTCATATTTGTATTCCAATATACCGCTGAGATTGGTTTTTATGTTATCGGTATGAACATGCTCTCCCTTTTTTATATCGCGTATTGCATGACCTATAGGATAACCGTATTTTATAATATCTTCGCCCTCTTTGATGTCCCGGTTTGCGGTCTTATGCCCGTCAAACTCTCCGCCTACATTTACTTCAACATTGTCAAGAGGACTTATTTTAATTTTTCCCATTTGTTTATCTCCTTTCTCAAAGCGAAAGAATTAACATATCAGCCGTTTACAACTTCTTCCATAGCGGCTCTGATACCCTTTTCTTCTATTGATTTTAGATAACCGTTTATTGAGTCTTTTAACATACTTAAATCTGTTCCCCAATATTCTTCTTTTGAAAGAATATCGTCAACAGAAGCCGTCTTCATAAATTCCATAACATCAGGATTATCGTTAGCGGCGTCTGTTCTATAGAAAGCTATAAGTGCAGCCAGCGAGAACACAAGGCACTTTGGCTCCTTATTGTTCTCTTTTATATATTCAAGAACTGACGGCAGCACTCTGACCTGATACTTTGATACTGAATTCAAAGCTATGCTGAGCAAATAGTGCTTGATGAAAGGATTCTGGAAACGCTCTATAACATCATTGGCAAATTGAATCAATTCATCCTTAGGAAGGTCAAGAGTCGGTATAATCTCATCAAATACACCGGTCTTCATAAAGTTGAAAACAAGCTCGTCATCCATAGCTTCTTTAACTGTTTCAAGCCCTGCAAGGTGTGCGGCAAGTACCATCATAGTATGCGCGCCATTCAGAATTCTAACCTTTCTTTTCTTATATGGCGTAACATCATCTGTCCAAAGAACGTTAAGCCCTATCTTATCAAAAGGAAGTTCCTCTGCATATTTCTTATCGCCTTGGATTACCCACAGGTGGAATATTTCAGCAGTGTCTATAATATTATCGAGATAGCCGTATTCCTTCTCCATCTCAGAAGCAGTATCACGCGGATAACCTGTAACGATTCTGTCAACCAGAGTATTGGTGAAGTAATTCTCTTCCTCAACCCACTTGATAAAGTCATCGCCGTAGCCAAAGTCTTTAGCATACTTCAAAACACAAGCCTTAAGCTCGTCGCCGTTTTTATCAATAAGTTCACACGGAAGCAGTAAAAATCCCGGAAGCTTATTATCAAATCTTCTCTTCATGAACAAAGTCAGTCTGCCAGGGAATGTAAGACCTGCAAAATCATCAGGATTTTGATTCGGCTTATACTCAATACCGGCTTCTGTTGTGTTTGAAATTATATATCTGAGTTCAGGATTTGAAGCACACTCAAAGAATTCATCTGTATTCTCAAATGGGTTTATACCTCTTGTGATACAGTCAACAACTCTTGTCTCCTCCACCTTTTGACCGTCCTGCAAACCTCTCAGATACAAGGTGTACAAGCCGTCCTGCTCGTTTATCATAGGGATAAGACCCTGTGCGAGAGGCTGAACTACTACAACTCCGCCGTCAAAGTCTGCTTCCTTATTCAATCTGTCAATCATCCAATCAACAAATCCGCGCAGAAAATTTCCCTCTCCAAACTGCAAAAACTTCTCAGTAAGCTGACATTTTTCTTTTCTCTTTAGTCTCTCCATAAATTGTTCCTCCTAAAAATATATTAACGTTCAATTTTCAAGCACAGCTTATATTAGTCTACGATCTTAACAATCTCCTGGTTCTCATTGCTCTTTGCAACACCGTTCACTGCTAAAGTAGCGTTAGATTCAGCGTCAGTTTCGATAAAGTCTTTTGCTGTAGGTGAAACCATTGAGTTGCTTATCATAATATCCTTTGATTCTTTTATCTCAACAGCAGTGTTACTTCCTTCAGAAGTGAGACCGCTTACTTTAACCAATTCTGATTTTTCTATGATTATTGAAGAAGTTTTTTCAACATCCAAATGCACGTTATTAAAACTTACGTCTTTCATATTAGCGCAGTAGAAACCGTGACCCTTTGTCGGCTCAATATGCCAAGCCATAATCGGCGCACTTGCCACATCATGGTCTCCCTTTGTCATAGAACATACAAAGTTATCAACATGGAGACTGGTAACAGGCATCTCAGGAATACCATATATATATCCGGCAGCACACTTTACTTCACGCGCGGTAACATTGCTTATGTATATATTCTTAAATACCGGAGTGCTGTCTTCAACCGGTTTTTTCTCAAGAGAGAATAACTCCATATCGTTAGGGTCGGTTCCTCCGCATTTATAATAACCGTTTATTGTAAGCGGCGCGAACACGTTTGTCATCATAATATTGTCTATTCTAATATCCTCAACGCTTCCGCCTCTCTTACGGCGCGTCTTAATTCTTATACCTCTGTCGGTTCCGTTAAACACACAGTTTGAAATCGTAACATTTCTAACTCCGCCTGACATCTCGCTTCCGATAACAACTCCGCCGTGTCCGTTATTCATAGTACAATTGGTTATCGTTATATTTTCGCATGGATACTTCTTCTGCAAATAGTCGTCCTCGGTTCCTGATTTCAGAGTAACACAGTCGTCACCCACATCAACCTGACAGTTTGAAACATGAACATTAGAACAGCTCTCAGGGTTTATACCGTCCGTATTAGGAGAATCAGCCGGATTCTTTATTGAGATACCGTCAATCGTCACATTGCGGCAGCACATAGGATGAACTGTCCACATTGCAGAATTTATGATACTGATACCGGAAAGTCTTACATTTTCACACATAATTGGTTGGAAAGCCCTGGGTCTCTGTTCATTTTTAGGATTTGACCACCAGTTATATCCTCTTCCATCCAATGTTCCGCGGCCTGTTACAGTTATATTTTTTGCATTTCTTGCGGCAACAAGTCCGGTATGCCCTTCTCTGTTATATCCTTCTAGGTCTTCTTTAGTTATCATTGGGTAGTCCTCAGGATCAGCACTTCCCAAAATTGTAGCTCCGCCTTCAAGATAGAGCGTCATATTGTCTCCCAAGATTATCGAACCGGTAACATATTCTCCCGGCGGAAAATATACTGTTCCTCCGCCCAGCTTTTTCAGTTCACCAATAACCTCAGCTATTTTTTTAGTGTTATTGGTTGTTCCATCCCCCACAACACCAAAGTTGGTAACATCAAGAACAGATGAAATAGTGTTCATTTGTAAAACCTCCGTTTTTACTATATCCAAATTTTTATTTCTTTTTTATTATCTTACTTGCCGTTTAATACTCTTTTTAAAATACTATATCTAACAAAATACTAATATATAATTGTTTTACTATCAATATATCTAATAAAACATAAGCTTTCAAATTTAATATACTTCGTGTTTTAATCTAATCAGTCGGGTATTCCGCAAATTTCCCAACATATGACATCAACGTTTCCGCCTCGTCATGCGTCAGCTGCCTGCTCCAGTCCGCCCGTTCAGACACATCTATCAGATGTCCGTGAGAATCTGTATTATTATATTCCAAATATCTGGTGTTCTTCGCTTCTGTCCCCTCTTCAAGCCTCCACGGAAGCCATCCAACCGGGGCGCAGTCAAAATTATAGGTACATTCTATAAATGCAGTATGTGAATTGATTCCGTCGTCCTGCGCTCTCCATGGGCGTCCCAAATATATACATTCACAATTTTCATTTGCGCTTATATAACAATGATAAAAAACAAAACCTGCTTCTTTGTTTTCAGAAGTGTTTGCCGCCGTTATATAAGATTTTGAGCGAACACAATTTATATCACATTCCTCAAATAACGCTGCCGCGTCTCCAAAAATAAAATCAACGCTTCCCTCAATATAACAGTCATAAAAAAACTGTCTTGTTTCGCTGCCATGAATATACATGGTATCCTGCCAGCCCAAAAAATTGCAATGATGAAAAACTGATTTATCAGCACCGCAGCTTATTGCAAGCGCCTGCGTCACAGCTCTGTCAGAATCAATTCTGTTATAGCTGTTCTCAAACGTTATGTTTTCCGCCTTAAATCCAACCGCCGTTTCTTCAACAGTCACTGTCGCAGATGTAAATGTATTATATTCTACACCATTTTCATCACTATTCCCCGAAGCGGCGTCATAGGTCAACGTTACAAAGCCATCTCCAACCAAAGTTAGATTTTTTTTTGCAATATTTATCTTTTCTTTATATATTCCTGACGGAATAACAATAATATCTCCGTCATTTGCTGCTTCAACAGCACTTTTTACAGTTTTGTAGTCACGTCTTACATATATATTCATATTTTTTTACCCTAATACGCAAGACAACTGCCAAATATAGCATTCGGCAGTATCTTGCGTTTTATTAAATTTAGTGTTTTAGTTAGATTTATTTATTACTTAAATCTAATTTATTATCTTACTGAGCTTTTGCAAGTTCAGCGTTTTCTTTCTCAATTTCAGCCTTTGTTCTCTCATAAACAGTTGTCTGAAGTTCAATAAACTCCTGCAGACCAACTTTGTTCATGTCAGAAATATACGCGTTCCACTGAGCGTCGTTGTTAGGATCAACATCGCCTGAGAAGAATCTCTGGAGATATTCATCTCTCTTAGCGTTAAGAGCTGTCTCAAGGTCACCGAACTTCTGCTCTTCATCCTCAGTGTATCTCATAGGAATCTGATCGAAGTAGTAATACTTATCCTGTGCCTGGAAAGCGTCCCAAAGAGCTTCAACTTTCTTACCGCGGATATTGTCAAACATTGTCTGCTGTTTTGCGAATTGTGAACCGAATGAACCGAATTCCTTAGATAAGGTCTTATCTGTTTTCTTATCTGTAGCCGGATTACTCTCGTCATACCAGCCTGGAAGCATCTGCGGCTCGCCGTTAACTATTTCATAACTTTCGCCTTCAACACCATATGTCATATACATCTGACCTTCTTCTGTAGCATACCAGTTAAACATCTTAAGAAGTGTGTTGTATCTGTCCATATCGTCTGAAATACCAGCGCTGAATGCAGGTCCCCAGTTTGAATACAGAGGGTCTTTCTTATAGATAGTACCCTTTTCCGGGAAAGCTGTTATCATATTACCTGTCCACTGCCAATCAGATACTTTATCAGGATTTGTTCCCTTTGTCTTCTTATTAAACTCGTCTATGTTATAAACATAGTTATAAGTTATAAAGCAGTTATCCTGTGCAAGTCTTGATGAAAAAGTATCCTTGTCAAGTGAAAGGATTTCCTTATCCATAAAGCCAGCGTCATTGAACTTCTTGATTGTCTTATACATTTCTCTTGCATTATCTGTTGTCAAAGCGTATGGAACATACTCTTTAGTAACAGGGTCAACATATGAATGCTGAGTTAAGATAAGCTCAGGAATCCAGTAAGCCTGGAAGAAACCTGTGAGCGCGCTACCCGGTGAAGTTGTTCCCATACCATTACAAGAAATTATAATCTTATCAGGATATGCAGCTTTAATCTTTGCACAAACATCATAAAGCTCATCAATTGTCTTCGGGAACTCAGTTATTCCCAACTGGTCAAATACATCTTTTCTGTAATCCCAGCACATCTGAGTTTTTTCCTGTCTCAGTGTAGGCAGATAATACAGTTCTCCGTCTGAACTCTTAGCGAGCGCCAAAACCTGCTTAAAGTCTTCTTCACTCCATAAGTTTTTCCAATCCTTCAAGATTGGATTATCACCTGTATAAGCTTCTTCAGGAATCGGGTCTAGGTATTTATTGGTAGCCCATTTCTTATACTGAGGCTCTTTACCGCCTGTTGTGAAGTCTGCTTCGTTACCGGTTGAATATGAAATGTTTGTCTTTGTTTCCCAGTCACCTCTTGGGATTCTTTCATATTCAAGTTCAACACCAAACATGTCTTTCATTCTCTTAGCAAAATCAGTATCCTGACCTTCAGCATACTCGGTTTGATCCTGAGTATACATATTCATACGATAAGTATAAATTTTATTGCCTTCGCTGTCAACATACGAGCCTCTACCTGCCGAGCCGCAGGAAGCCAGCAAAGAAGAAGCCAGCACTACTGATGTAGCTAAAGCCACAACCTTCTTTAATTTCATAAGTTTTATCCTCCTAAATATATTTAGTTTAATTATGCTTAACCCTTAACAGAACCAACCATAACACCCTTAACGAAATACTTCTGGATGAATGGGTATACACACAGCATAGGCACGATAGAGATAAACAGCGTTGCATACTTAAGTGAAACAGTACTTACTGTTACAGTGTTAAGTTCGCCGGCAGCCTGCGCTTCAGCAGCAAGCTGGTTCTCCATAACTATCTGTCTTATAATATACTGCAAAGGATACAGATTCTTAACTCTGTCGCTCAGATAAAGCATAGCGCTGAACCATGTATTCCACATATACACACCATAGAACAAACCTACGGTTGCAAGTGCAGCCTTTGAAAGAGGCAAAATAATCTTAACAAAAATAGTAAGTTCGTTTGCTCCGTCTATAAATGCGGCTTCTTCAAGCTCAACCGGAACGCTTTCAAAGAACGAACGCATAACTATCAAGTTATAAGTTGAAATTGCAACAGGAAGAATCAACGCCCATCTTGTATCAAGCAGTCCAACCATCTGAACTATCAAGTATACAGGAATCATACCTGCTGTAAAGAACATTGTGAATACAATCAGCTTTGTAATAAGACCGTGAAACGGAACTCTGTCCTTTGAACGCGACAACGGATATGCAAGCGTTGTTGTCAGCGCCAGGGAAATAACTGTATACAAAACTGTGTTGATTACTGCCTGCAGGAATGACATTGGAACCGTCTTACCTGTAATAATTTCTTTATACGCATCTAAGTTCGGCTCAACAGGCCACAAAACAACTTTACCTGCCTCAAAAGCGGCTTGGCTCGAAAGTGAAACCGAGAAAATGTAGATGATAGGATATAGAGTTACAATCATGAGCAAAATCAAAAATATGTAAATAACTACATCCAAAATAATTGATGATACTGTATTGTCTTTTACCATTTTTTAGTCCCCCTCTCTTACCACAAACCTGTATCGGTGAGTTTTCTCGATAAGAAGTTAGCGAAACATACAAGTATAACGTTAATTATCGAGTTAAACAAACCAACTGCCGTAGAGAATGCTATCTCACCCTCTTTAAGACCCTTGTTGTAGATATATGTACTTAGTATCTGTGAATGTTTATATGTCGCAGGCTGCTGCAAAAGCAAAGCTTTGTCAGCGCCGAGTGACATTATCTTACCAATCTGCATAACAAGCAGAATTACAATTGTAGGCTTTATAAGCTGAATAGATATGTGCCACATTTTCTGAATTCTGCTGGCGCCGTCAATAGTAGCAGCTTCATAAAGCTCCTGGTCAACAGCTGAAAGAGCGGCTATGTAAATAATAGCACTCCAGCCTATACTCTGCCAAACATCTGAAGCGATATAGACCGTTCTGAACCACTCTGTTCTCTGAAGGAATGGAATACCTTCTTTTACTAGATGCAGTTTAAGCAAAAACTGGTTGATAATACCTTCATTTGCAAGACTTCCCGCACCTACAGGAGTCTGCTGTGAAGACAAGAACAATGTGAGCATACCAGCAACTGCCGCAACTGATACAAAGTGAGGCAGATATGATACTGTTTGTACGATTTTCTTAAACTTAGCACCTCTGAGTTCGTTGATGAACAATGCTAAAATAATAGCCAGAGGGAACAGCCAAATGATATGTAAAACACTCAATACGATAGTATTCCATACGTAGTTCCAAACATCAGGTATGGTGAAGAATCTAATAAATTCCGCAAAACCATAATTGTCTGCCCATGGACTTCCAAGAATACCTAATCTTGGCTGATAATCTTTAAATGCCGCTAACAAACCATAAAAAGGCCAATACTGGAAAATTGCATAAAATGCAACACCCGGAATCATCAGCAACAGCAAGAACTTTCCTCTGGAAAATTTGCTGCATTCATTTTTGAACCAGCCGGCGATACCCTTTTTTTCTTTCTTTGTGCTGCCGGCACTGGTATCAGACGCCGCAGCCGCGGCCGCAGCCGCTTTTTTTTCTTTACTCAAAGCGTATTCCTCCCCTTCTCAATAGGATAATAGGCAATAAAGCCATTTCTATAATACTTATGGTATTATTATATAAGATTTGCACAAATAAATCAAGAAAAATTCTACCATTTTTGCAAATTTCACAATAAAACTTTAAATATTATAAAAATTACAAGTTTTTTGTGCTTTTTACATAAATTTTATGCTGGAATTTAGTCTATTTTGACATCTATTTTGACATAAAATTATAAATTACAACAGCCGCTTCTGCTCTATTAGCATAATTGAGAGGGTTGAAACAATTATTTTGGTCACCCTGCATAATTCCAAGAGCGTATAAAGCACTCACGTATGGTCTTGCCCAATCCGAAATCATATCAGCATCGCTGAACTCCTCTGTCAAGTCTCCGTAAACTGCTGTTGCTCCGTCCACGGCTCTGCATATCATAGCCGCCATTTCTTCACGCGTAACATTTCTGTCAGGTTCAAACGTCAGTTCTGTTGTACCGTTAATCAATCCATATCCATATGCTTTATTTATATACTCGGAATACCATTCCGACTTATCAACATCAGCAAATGAAGGTTCACCCTCAGTGATCACCGCATTTGGATTTTTAGCTTCGTAAGCACCGACGAGCATTTTTGAGAACTCTGCACGGGTAACATTAAGTTCAGGATTATAACTTCCTGTTCCGTCTCCTGATACTATACCCTGCTGAGTCAAATTTGCAATTGCGGGTTCAGCCCATTCAAAACCGGCTAAATCGCTGAATGTACCATTGGAGATTCTAAAATCACTCAGTTTAAATTCAGACACCTTAAAGTCTTCTGCTGAAGCTCCGAACAGACCAAAGTAATAATTTTCACTTAAATCTGTCTCTTCTTCTCCGACTTTCAGCCACTCAGCTCCGTCCTGAGAATACTCTGCGGTAACTTTATTGCCCGTCTTGTTTATTCTGAGCCAAACAGGTGTATTTTTATATTTCTGCTGACCTATTTTTTCATATACTTTGCCCTTTTCAGAGTTCTTTGTAAACAATTCTCCATTATAAATTTGGAAATAGAACACATAGGAATTGTCGCCGGCACTCAGTCCGTCTCTCAGCAAAAATCCTACCTGGTCATACTCGCTGACGTCTTGGGCCTCAACTTTGAATGAAGCAGTAAAATCACCGTTCATACCTGTATAAGCATATGGGTACTCCTCGTTTGCAACATCCGCTACTCCGAATCCTGTTCCGTATATTTTTACTGTGCCGTCTGAATTAAAATCAAATGCGCCTCTCATCTTGCTGTCTCCAACACTGACAGCATCCCAGCCCGGCATAGCTGTAAGGTCAGATACGCCTATACTTACAGACGCGCTGTTTTTGGCTCCGTCCTTATCATAAGCAACGGCAGTAACCCAGTGGCTGCCGGCTTCCAATCCGTCAATCTTAACATTAAACGGAGCTGAAGCGTCTTCCTGATACAACTTACCGTCCACATACAGTTCAGCTTTCTCTAAAGCTTCACTGTCGCCTGAGGTTACATTAGCTGTTATTTCATCTGTTGTATAATACTGGTTTTGTTCAGAGCTTATTCCGTTACGGTT is from Monoglobus pectinilyticus and encodes:
- a CDS encoding ABC transporter permease, yielding MSKEKKAAAAAAAASDTSAGSTKKEKKGIAGWFKNECSKFSRGKFLLLLMIPGVAFYAIFQYWPFYGLLAAFKDYQPRLGILGSPWADNYGFAEFIRFFTIPDVWNYVWNTIVLSVLHIIWLFPLAIILALFINELRGAKFKKIVQTVSYLPHFVSVAAVAGMLTLFLSSQQTPVGAGSLANEGIINQFLLKLHLVKEGIPFLQRTEWFRTVYIASDVWQSIGWSAIIYIAALSAVDQELYEAATIDGASRIQKMWHISIQLIKPTIVILLVMQIGKIMSLGADKALLLQQPATYKHSQILSTYIYNKGLKEGEIAFSTAVGLFNSIINVILVCFANFLSRKLTDTGLW
- a CDS encoding UxaA family hydrolase — its product is MGKIKISPLDNVEVNVGGEFDGHKTANRDIKEGEDIIKYGYPIGHAIRDIKKGEHVHTDNIKTNLSGILEYKYEPQLKGVEKADEKAYFKGYVRDDGSVGIRNEIWIVNTVGCVNKTSELLAREANKLFEGKTDGIFNFVHPFGCSQLGDDQKTTQAILKGLVNHPNAAGVLVLGLGCENNNIPVFKGILGDYNPERIRFMSTQDYDNEVEEGLKLIGELVEYAQKFTRKKCDVSKLVVGLKCGGSDGFSGLTANPLVGQFSDLLISHGGSTILTEVPEMFGAETLLMNRCHDKETFDKTVDLINNFKEYFMRHNQVVYENPSPGNKKGGITTLEDKSLGCVQKSGTSDVVDVIQIGEHVKKQGLNLLTGPGNDIVAVTNLTASGCHLILFTTGRGTPLGAPVPTVKISSNSGLAERKPHWIDFNAGPIVDGEVLTQDLFDFVIDVANGRQTNNEKNGYREISIFKDGVVL
- a CDS encoding type 2 periplasmic-binding domain-containing protein, with product MKLKKVVALATSVVLASSLLASCGSAGRGSYVDSEGNKIYTYRMNMYTQDQTEYAEGQDTDFAKRMKDMFGVELEYERIPRGDWETKTNISYSTGNEADFTTGGKEPQYKKWATNKYLDPIPEEAYTGDNPILKDWKNLWSEEDFKQVLALAKSSDGELYYLPTLRQEKTQMCWDYRKDVFDQLGITEFPKTIDELYDVCAKIKAAYPDKIIISCNGMGTTSPGSALTGFFQAYWIPELILTQHSYVDPVTKEYVPYALTTDNAREMYKTIKKFNDAGFMDKEILSLDKDTFSSRLAQDNCFITYNYVYNIDEFNKKTKGTNPDKVSDWQWTGNMITAFPEKGTIYKKDPLYSNWGPAFSAGISDDMDRYNTLLKMFNWYATEEGQMYMTYGVEGESYEIVNGEPQMLPGWYDESNPATDKKTDKTLSKEFGSFGSQFAKQQTMFDNIRGKKVEALWDAFQAQDKYYYFDQIPMRYTEDEEQKFGDLETALNAKRDEYLQRFFSGDVDPNNDAQWNAYISDMNKVGLQEFIELQTTVYERTKAEIEKENAELAKAQ
- a CDS encoding carbohydrate ABC transporter permease — its product is MVKDNTVSSIILDVVIYIFLILLMIVTLYPIIYIFSVSLSSQAAFEAGKVVLWPVEPNLDAYKEIITGKTVPMSFLQAVINTVLYTVISLALTTTLAYPLSRSKDRVPFHGLITKLIVFTMFFTAGMIPVYLIVQMVGLLDTRWALILPVAISTYNLIVMRSFFESVPVELEEAAFIDGANELTIFVKIILPLSKAALATVGLFYGVYMWNTWFSAMLYLSDRVKNLYPLQYIIRQIVMENQLAAEAQAAGELNTVTVSTVSLKYATLFISIVPMLCVYPFIQKYFVKGVMVGSVKG
- a CDS encoding tagaturonate reductase yields the protein MERLKRKEKCQLTEKFLQFGEGNFLRGFVDWMIDRLNKEADFDGGVVVVQPLAQGLIPMINEQDGLYTLYLRGLQDGQKVEETRVVDCITRGINPFENTDEFFECASNPELRYIISNTTEAGIEYKPNQNPDDFAGLTFPGRLTLFMKRRFDNKLPGFLLLPCELIDKNGDELKACVLKYAKDFGYGDDFIKWVEEENYFTNTLVDRIVTGYPRDTASEMEKEYGYLDNIIDTAEIFHLWVIQGDKKYAEELPFDKIGLNVLWTDDVTPYKKRKVRILNGAHTMMVLAAHLAGLETVKEAMDDELVFNFMKTGVFDEIIPTLDLPKDELIQFANDVIERFQNPFIKHYLLSIALNSVSKYQVRVLPSVLEYIKENNKEPKCLVFSLAALIAFYRTDAANDNPDVMEFMKTASVDDILSKEEYWGTDLSMLKDSINGYLKSIEEKGIRAAMEEVVNG
- a CDS encoding pectinesterase family protein; this encodes MNIYVRRDYKTVKSAVEAANDGDIIVIPSGIYKEKINIAKKNLTLVGDGFVTLTYDAASGNSDENGVEYNTFTSATVTVEETAVGFKAENITFENSYNRIDSDRAVTQALAISCGADKSVFHHCNFLGWQDTMYIHGSETRQFFYDCYIEGSVDFIFGDAAALFEECDINCVRSKSYITAANTSENKEAGFVFYHCYISANENCECIYLGRPWRAQDDGINSHTAFIECTYNFDCAPVGWLPWRLEEGTEAKNTRYLEYNNTDSHGHLIDVSERADWSRQLTHDEAETLMSYVGKFAEYPTD
- a CDS encoding glycoside hydrolase family 28 protein, producing the protein MNTISSVLDVTNFGVVGDGTTNNTKKIAEVIGELKKLGGGTVYFPPGEYVTGSIILGDNMTLYLEGGATILGSADPEDYPMITKEDLEGYNREGHTGLVAARNAKNITVTGRGTLDGRGYNWWSNPKNEQRPRAFQPIMCENVRLSGISIINSAMWTVHPMCCRNVTIDGISIKNPADSPNTDGINPESCSNVHVSNCQVDVGDDCVTLKSGTEDDYLQKKYPCENITITNCTMNNGHGGVVIGSEMSGGVRNVTISNCVFNGTDRGIRIKTRRKRGGSVEDIRIDNIMMTNVFAPLTINGYYKCGGTDPNDMELFSLEKKPVEDSTPVFKNIYISNVTAREVKCAAGYIYGIPEMPVTSLHVDNFVCSMTKGDHDVASAPIMAWHIEPTKGHGFYCANMKDVSFNNVHLDVEKTSSIIIEKSELVKVSGLTSEGSNTAVEIKESKDIMISNSMVSPTAKDFIETDAESNATLAVNGVAKSNENQEIVKIVD